A single region of the Duganella sp. BuS-21 genome encodes:
- the cpaB gene encoding Flp pilus assembly protein CpaB: MRNTRALTMIAVALVMAMAAVVLAAQWIVGQSASNSNKVAVALLDISMGARITPELVHMVDWPSNSVPPGALLDLKSADGRITRANIQRGEPIMEGKLAPAGTTGGLSAVVAAGKRAMTVRVNDVVGVAGFALPGNFVDILVNTQSDFHGDSAPREQAISKIVLERILVLAIAQESNRDDTKPKVVNAVTLELTPEQVEKLDLARSVGTLSLVLRNQIDPASANTEGATKSSLLDDGRTPRQAPAPAPVAAAPVAPTPAPRPHPPREPQGDKIEVIKGLDRSSQQF, from the coding sequence ATGAGAAATACGCGGGCCTTGACAATGATCGCCGTGGCACTGGTGATGGCGATGGCCGCCGTGGTACTGGCGGCGCAGTGGATCGTCGGCCAGTCGGCCAGCAACAGCAACAAGGTGGCGGTGGCGCTGCTCGACATCAGCATGGGCGCGCGCATCACGCCGGAACTGGTGCACATGGTCGACTGGCCGTCGAACTCGGTGCCGCCCGGCGCCCTGCTCGACCTCAAGTCGGCCGACGGCCGCATCACCCGCGCCAACATCCAGCGCGGCGAACCGATCATGGAAGGCAAGCTGGCGCCGGCCGGCACCACCGGCGGCCTGTCGGCCGTGGTGGCGGCCGGCAAGCGCGCGATGACGGTGCGCGTCAACGACGTGGTGGGCGTGGCCGGCTTCGCGCTGCCGGGCAACTTCGTCGACATCCTGGTCAACACGCAAAGCGACTTCCATGGCGATAGCGCGCCGCGCGAACAAGCCATCTCCAAGATCGTACTCGAACGCATTCTGGTGCTGGCCATCGCCCAGGAATCCAACCGCGACGATACCAAGCCGAAAGTGGTCAACGCCGTGACCCTGGAACTGACGCCGGAACAGGTCGAAAAGCTCGACCTGGCGCGCAGCGTCGGCACCCTGTCGCTGGTGCTGCGCAACCAGATCGACCCGGCCAGCGCCAACACCGAGGGCGCCACCAAGAGCTCGCTGCTGGACGACGGCAGGACGCCGCGCCAGGCGCCAGCGCCGGCGCCGGTGGCCGCCGCGCCGGTCGCGCCCACGCCGGCGCCACGGCCGCACCCGCCGCGCGAACCGCAGGGCGACAAAATCGAAGTGATCAAGGGCCTGGACCGCAGCTCGCAACAATTTTAA
- a CDS encoding Flp family type IVb pilin, translating to MNAIKNFIADESGITAIEYALMAAAIGGIITVAFTGLGNGIKTKINAIITSLGGTTV from the coding sequence ATGAACGCCATCAAAAACTTCATCGCCGACGAATCCGGTATCACCGCCATCGAATACGCACTGATGGCAGCCGCCATCGGCGGCATCATCACCGTCGCCTTCACCGGCCTGGGCAATGGCATCAAGACCAAGATCAACGCCATCATCACCAGCCTCGGCGGCACCACCGTTTAA
- a CDS encoding pilus assembly protein, with protein MKPVYRSRRRAAGIAAVEVALILPVIIILFLSLVDVARGIQANMILINLSREGANLASRGKLQLSENAQTIIGQVAASAPPLDMNKQGMLYVTRIMGQTSGSGTRTIVLEQYRWDDSVNNRGYRVSGYAPTSKVWSCGNWASGVAGTCVVPTGSNAPTTTLMSNQLADGEVVYVVEAFYKFDMVFAPVTFGPLGTSTIGPNLYSMSIF; from the coding sequence ATGAAGCCGGTATATCGTTCGCGCCGCCGCGCGGCCGGCATTGCCGCCGTCGAGGTGGCCTTGATCCTGCCGGTGATCATCATCCTGTTCCTCAGCCTGGTCGATGTGGCGCGCGGCATCCAGGCTAATATGATCTTGATTAACCTGAGCCGCGAAGGCGCCAACCTGGCCTCGCGCGGCAAGCTGCAGCTGTCGGAGAACGCCCAGACCATCATCGGCCAGGTGGCGGCCTCGGCGCCGCCGCTGGACATGAACAAGCAGGGCATGCTGTACGTCACCCGCATCATGGGACAGACCAGCGGCAGCGGCACCCGCACCATCGTGCTGGAACAGTACCGCTGGGATGACAGCGTCAACAATCGCGGCTACCGCGTCAGCGGCTATGCGCCGACCAGCAAGGTGTGGAGCTGCGGTAACTGGGCGAGCGGCGTGGCCGGCACCTGCGTGGTGCCGACCGGCAGCAACGCACCGACCACCACGTTGATGAGCAATCAGCTGGCCGACGGCGAGGTGGTCTACGTGGTCGAAGCATTCTACAAGTTCGACATGGTGTTCGCGCCGGTCACCTTCGGGCCGCTGGGCACCTCGACCATAGGACCCAACCTTTATTCGATGTCGATATTCTGA
- a CDS encoding Flp family type IVb pilin: MNAIKNFINDESGITAIEYALMAAAIGGIITVAFTGLGNGIKTKINAIITSLGGTTV; the protein is encoded by the coding sequence ATGAACGCTATCAAAAACTTCATCAACGACGAATCGGGCATCACCGCTATCGAATACGCACTGATGGCAGCCGCCATCGGCGGCATCATCACCGTCGCCTTCACCGGCTTGGGCAATGGCATCAAGACCAAGATCAACGCCATCATCACCAGCCTCGGCGGCACCACGGTTTAA
- a CDS encoding response regulator transcription factor translates to MTTTDTNTPIRIMLVDDHKTMLWGLEKLIEGAGAALTLVGTAHNNESALREGARLRPDLIVLDLDLEGRSSIEILPQLLQDSGARVLILSGNRDQALLAQAVKLGARGVVSKEAPAEVLLQAIERVRAGEMHLDASLMGALLGQSAPAKADPEAQRIASLTPKERKIVATVVESNGAANKELAAKLFIAEPTLRNNLTSIYQKLGVANRLELYVYATRHGLQ, encoded by the coding sequence ATGACCACTACCGACACCAACACGCCGATCCGCATCATGCTGGTCGACGACCACAAGACCATGTTGTGGGGGCTGGAAAAACTGATCGAAGGCGCCGGCGCGGCCCTGACTCTGGTCGGCACCGCCCACAACAATGAGAGCGCGCTGCGCGAAGGTGCCCGCCTGCGTCCCGACCTGATCGTGCTCGACCTCGATCTCGAAGGCCGCAGCTCGATCGAAATCCTGCCGCAGCTGCTGCAGGACAGCGGCGCGCGCGTGCTGATCCTCAGCGGCAACCGCGACCAGGCCCTGCTGGCGCAAGCGGTCAAGCTCGGCGCGCGCGGCGTGGTCAGCAAGGAAGCGCCGGCCGAAGTGCTATTGCAGGCCATCGAGCGCGTGCGCGCCGGCGAGATGCACCTGGACGCCAGCCTGATGGGCGCGTTGCTGGGCCAGAGCGCACCGGCCAAGGCCGATCCCGAAGCGCAACGCATCGCTTCGCTCACGCCGAAGGAGCGCAAGATCGTCGCCACCGTGGTCGAGAGCAACGGCGCGGCCAACAAGGAACTGGCGGCCAAGCTGTTCATCGCCGAGCCGACGCTGCGCAACAACCTCACCTCCATCTATCAAAAACTGGGCGTGGCCAACCGCCTGGAACTGTACGTCTACGCCACCCGCCACGGGCTGCAGTAA
- a CDS encoding VWA domain-containing protein — MATYTHKQRGAVLPLIVIGMLVLIMAAGLAFSAGLSYMIKAKLNAATDSAALAGARATSLGGDQATQTANAKAAAARFFNANFPAGYLGSTATLGDTQVSYSGGQVTVSVSASATMPASLLGGNLSGPLTPGVLTQTTRKDLDMVITLDTSGSLSDSAANVRSSAITFLKQFNSTQDRVGLVHFAYGSEVDDAIRPTLRGFDRTSMETHIKALKFEGSTASPEGMWRARAQLNSVPSANLNRSNLRVIIFFSDGAPNSFAAYLNWKNSTDCTVAGTIATDDDGSGEPSGLYSPDDNNTALAGKCNPYNLGYNESLDRRAQLSDRVTSLPDWYNGHDVTAREFKVVTTTPRVVTNAITYQNVNRAARNLVEAMAAKSQDEGIYVFTLGLGSQLKAASGADKEKGEDTLKCMANAVDAPARCARPSKPVGVYCYAATQADLTPCFSKLASAILKITK; from the coding sequence ATGGCTACCTACACACATAAACAACGCGGGGCGGTGCTGCCGCTGATCGTCATCGGCATGCTGGTGCTGATCATGGCGGCCGGGCTGGCCTTCAGCGCCGGCCTGAGCTACATGATCAAGGCCAAGCTCAACGCCGCCACCGACTCGGCCGCGCTGGCCGGCGCGCGCGCCACCAGCCTCGGCGGTGACCAGGCCACCCAGACCGCCAACGCCAAGGCGGCGGCGGCGCGCTTCTTCAACGCCAACTTCCCGGCCGGCTACCTGGGCTCGACCGCCACGCTGGGCGACACCCAGGTCAGCTACAGCGGTGGCCAGGTCACGGTGTCGGTCTCGGCCTCGGCCACCATGCCGGCGTCGCTGCTGGGCGGCAACCTCAGCGGTCCGCTGACGCCGGGCGTGCTGACGCAGACCACGCGCAAGGACCTGGACATGGTGATCACGCTCGACACCTCGGGTTCGCTGTCCGACAGCGCCGCCAATGTGCGCAGTTCGGCCATCACCTTCCTCAAGCAATTCAATTCGACCCAGGACCGGGTGGGCCTGGTGCATTTCGCCTACGGCTCGGAAGTGGACGACGCGATCCGCCCAACCCTGCGCGGCTTCGACCGCACCAGCATGGAGACGCACATCAAGGCGCTCAAGTTCGAGGGCTCGACGGCCTCGCCGGAGGGCATGTGGCGCGCGCGCGCGCAACTGAATAGCGTGCCCTCGGCCAACCTGAACCGCTCCAACCTGCGCGTGATCATCTTCTTCTCGGACGGTGCGCCGAACTCGTTTGCGGCCTACCTGAACTGGAAGAATTCCACCGACTGCACCGTGGCCGGCACCATCGCCACCGATGATGACGGCTCCGGCGAGCCGTCCGGCCTGTACAGCCCGGACGACAACAACACCGCGCTGGCCGGCAAATGCAATCCCTACAATCTCGGCTACAACGAGTCGCTGGACCGCAGGGCGCAGTTGTCGGACCGCGTGACCTCCTTGCCCGACTGGTACAACGGCCATGATGTGACCGCGCGCGAATTCAAGGTGGTGACGACCACGCCGCGCGTGGTGACCAATGCCATCACCTACCAGAACGTCAACCGCGCCGCGCGCAACCTGGTGGAAGCCATGGCGGCCAAATCGCAGGACGAGGGCATCTATGTATTCACGCTGGGACTGGGCTCGCAGCTGAAAGCCGCTTCCGGCGCCGACAAGGAAAAGGGCGAGGACACGCTGAAGTGCATGGCCAACGCGGTCGACGCGCCGGCCCGCTGCGCGCGTCCCAGCAAGCCGGTGGGCGTGTACTGCTACGCGGCCACCCAGGCCGACCTGACGCCATGCTTCTCCAAGCTGGCGTCGGCCATTTTGAAAATCACCAAATAA
- a CDS encoding A24 family peptidase, giving the protein MTQLPLILLCSLLALAVWSDVRTRRIPNGLVFGGALLGLVLNALYAPGDGLFIAPFGGLGLLWALAGLGAGLALLLPMYILRTLGAGDVKMMAMVGAFVGPQAVIGCTVMTLLAGGVLALAVAAASGRLRPLLRNTYQMGLHAFFRSLGGERMQIEAPAEASGRLPYAVAIAAGTLPYLIYGAATGRSLFDVFLQH; this is encoded by the coding sequence ATGACCCAACTACCTTTGATTCTGCTGTGTTCCCTGCTGGCCTTGGCGGTCTGGAGCGACGTGCGCACGCGCCGCATTCCGAACGGCCTGGTGTTCGGCGGCGCGCTGCTGGGCCTGGTGCTGAATGCGCTCTACGCGCCGGGCGACGGCTTGTTCATCGCCCCGTTCGGCGGCCTCGGTCTGCTGTGGGCGCTGGCCGGCCTGGGCGCCGGCCTGGCGCTGCTGCTGCCGATGTACATCCTGCGCACGCTGGGCGCCGGCGACGTCAAGATGATGGCGATGGTGGGCGCCTTTGTCGGTCCGCAAGCGGTGATCGGCTGCACCGTCATGACCTTGCTGGCCGGCGGCGTGCTGGCGCTGGCGGTGGCGGCGGCCAGCGGCCGCCTGCGCCCCTTGCTGCGCAACACCTACCAGATGGGCCTGCATGCCTTCTTCCGCAGCCTGGGCGGCGAACGGATGCAGATCGAGGCGCCTGCCGAGGCCAGCGGCCGGCTGCCCTACGCCGTGGCGATCGCGGCCGGCACCCTGCCTTACCTGATCTACGGCGCCGCGACCGGGCGGTCGCTGTTTGACGTTTTTTTACAACACTAA
- a CDS encoding DUF3108 domain-containing protein codes for MTLKPSFALLCFILPCALAQAGNHESVAAPAPAVGDSWTYQYTDVWKGAKGNINRLEVAAIDQAGVHMEIKRAASGALINTQLFSPEMNPIDRGAMHFAPSFPRYAFPLAPGKEWASEVVGDNSKAGKQWRYQIKGKVQDWEKVRVPAGEFEALKIVIDAQYGAVDGSAGGGRLIETVWFVPALNNYVKLDYQDSDAQGRLYSRDSWELTAYGHKTPPLASSR; via the coding sequence ATGACCCTCAAACCTTCGTTTGCACTGCTCTGTTTCATCCTGCCCTGTGCGCTGGCACAGGCGGGCAACCACGAATCGGTAGCGGCCCCGGCGCCGGCGGTCGGCGATTCGTGGACCTATCAGTACACCGATGTGTGGAAAGGCGCCAAGGGCAACATCAACCGGCTGGAAGTGGCCGCCATCGACCAGGCCGGCGTGCACATGGAAATCAAGCGCGCCGCCAGCGGCGCCCTGATCAACACCCAGTTGTTCAGCCCGGAAATGAACCCCATCGATCGCGGCGCCATGCATTTCGCGCCCTCGTTCCCGCGCTACGCCTTCCCGCTGGCGCCGGGCAAGGAATGGGCGAGCGAAGTGGTCGGCGACAACAGCAAGGCCGGCAAGCAATGGCGCTACCAGATCAAAGGCAAGGTGCAAGACTGGGAAAAAGTGCGCGTGCCGGCCGGCGAATTTGAAGCCTTGAAAATCGTGATCGACGCGCAGTACGGCGCGGTGGACGGCAGCGCCGGCGGCGGCCGCCTGATCGAGACCGTCTGGTTCGTTCCGGCGCTCAACAACTACGTCAAGCTCGACTACCAGGACAGCGACGCTCAGGGCCGCCTCTACAGCCGCGACAGCTGGGAGCTGACCGCCTACGGCCATAAGACGCCGCCGCTGGCCTCGTCTCGTTGA
- a CDS encoding Flp family type IVb pilin, with product MNAIKNFIADESGITAIEYALMAAAIGGIITVAFTGLGNGIKTKINAIITSLGGTTV from the coding sequence ATGAACGCCATCAAAAACTTCATCGCCGACGAATCCGGTATCACCGCCATTGAATACGCACTGATGGCAGCCGCCATCGGCGGCATCATCACCGTCGCCTTCACCGGCCTGGGCAACGGCATCAAGACCAAGATCAACGCCATCATCACCAGCCTCGGCGGCACCACGGTTTAA
- a CDS encoding ATP-binding protein — MQAEPGPTTAIADSSAPAGARAPRSVEETGLSFLFLTELVLKVLFQRGQVRLPELAAHIKLSVSVITPLVTFLRNEKLCEVTRSGHSGTDADLTYHLTDAGALRATACLNRNAYAGPAPVTLVAYVAQVAAQSVRHLHVTRADVGHAFSDVVASQSVLDQMGAAMNSGRAMFIYGQAGSGKTFLAERLCGLLHGAIAVPYAIMIDAEVVPFYDPVQHQPAAGAAEAAADSSEAAQIELGDRNRTLDARWVRGLQRPTALTGGELTLEMLDLRFDANTRLYQAPPHLKANNGIFIIDDLGRQRCSPLELMNRWIVPMDRGVDYLSLHTGLVFQVPFDVVVVFSSNFLPERLSDGAFLRRLGYKIEVPPQTQAEYELLFRQACTQYGMAFDADAFAYLLNEHHAKDQTPLLACYPRDLIRQVRDLARYENTPPRLDQRSLDWAWQNYFAGAGARRVAADQQKKERERRDTNTTG, encoded by the coding sequence ATGCAAGCTGAGCCGGGCCCCACCACTGCCATCGCGGATTCCAGCGCACCGGCCGGTGCGCGCGCGCCGCGCAGCGTCGAGGAAACCGGCCTGTCGTTCTTGTTCCTCACCGAACTTGTGCTCAAAGTCCTGTTCCAACGCGGCCAGGTGCGGCTGCCGGAACTGGCCGCCCACATCAAATTGAGCGTCAGCGTGATCACGCCGCTGGTGACCTTCCTGCGCAACGAAAAACTGTGCGAAGTCACCCGCAGCGGCCACAGCGGCACCGACGCCGACCTCACCTACCACCTGACCGATGCCGGCGCGCTGCGCGCCACCGCCTGCCTGAACCGCAACGCCTACGCCGGACCGGCGCCGGTCACGCTGGTCGCCTACGTGGCGCAGGTGGCGGCGCAAAGCGTGCGCCACTTGCACGTCACGCGCGCTGACGTCGGCCACGCCTTCAGCGACGTGGTCGCCAGCCAGAGCGTGCTCGACCAGATGGGTGCGGCCATGAACTCGGGCCGCGCCATGTTCATTTACGGCCAGGCCGGCAGCGGCAAGACCTTCCTGGCCGAACGCCTGTGCGGCCTGCTGCACGGCGCCATCGCCGTACCCTACGCCATCATGATCGACGCCGAGGTGGTGCCGTTCTACGACCCGGTGCAGCACCAGCCGGCCGCCGGCGCGGCAGAGGCCGCCGCCGACAGCAGCGAGGCGGCGCAGATCGAACTGGGCGACCGCAACCGCACGCTCGATGCGCGCTGGGTGCGCGGGCTGCAGCGGCCGACGGCGCTGACCGGCGGCGAGCTGACGCTGGAAATGCTGGACCTGCGCTTCGACGCCAATACCCGCCTGTACCAGGCGCCTCCTCATTTGAAAGCCAACAACGGCATCTTCATCATCGACGACCTCGGACGGCAGCGTTGCTCGCCGCTGGAGTTGATGAACCGCTGGATCGTGCCGATGGACCGTGGCGTCGATTATCTTTCGTTGCACACAGGACTGGTTTTTCAAGTGCCTTTTGATGTGGTCGTGGTATTCTCGTCGAACTTTCTACCCGAACGATTATCCGACGGCGCCTTCCTGCGCCGCCTGGGTTACAAGATAGAAGTCCCGCCCCAAACCCAGGCGGAATATGAGCTGCTGTTCCGTCAGGCCTGCACGCAGTACGGCATGGCGTTCGACGCCGACGCCTTCGCGTATCTGCTGAACGAACACCACGCCAAGGACCAGACGCCGTTGCTCGCCTGCTACCCGCGCGACCTGATACGCCAGGTGCGCGATCTGGCGCGCTACGAAAACACGCCGCCGAGACTCGACCAGCGCTCGCTCGACTGGGCCTGGCAGAATTATTTCGCCGGCGCCGGGGCACGCCGCGTGGCGGCCGACCAGCAGAAAAAAGAGCGCGAACGACGCGACACCAACACAACGGGCTAA
- a CDS encoding pilus assembly protein: MRVSNFSRRRQGGSAVVEMALVAPIVLLLMFAILEFSIIFFTTMSMQYAVREGTRYGVTGRTDQDSSSTPARFQAMINVMRNSSAGMYDMVSPVISVNGATYASSANYSSTMFGGPDDIVVIRLDCTWTLRTPLIGAFFKNGKLNFAVAATMKNESWGS, translated from the coding sequence ATGAGAGTATCTAATTTTTCGCGCCGCCGCCAAGGCGGATCGGCCGTGGTGGAAATGGCCCTGGTGGCGCCGATCGTGCTGCTGCTGATGTTCGCCATCCTGGAATTTTCCATCATTTTCTTCACCACCATGAGCATGCAGTACGCGGTGCGCGAAGGCACGCGCTACGGCGTCACCGGCCGCACCGACCAGGACAGCTCCAGCACGCCCGCGCGCTTCCAGGCGATGATCAACGTCATGCGCAACAGCTCGGCGGGCATGTATGACATGGTGTCGCCGGTGATCTCGGTCAACGGCGCCACCTATGCCAGTTCGGCCAACTATTCCAGCACCATGTTCGGCGGCCCGGACGATATCGTGGTGATCCGCCTCGATTGCACCTGGACCTTGCGCACGCCGCTGATCGGCGCCTTCTTCAAAAATGGCAAGCTGAACTTCGCGGTGGCGGCCACCATGAAGAACGAAAGCTGGGGTAGCTGA
- a CDS encoding LysR family transcriptional regulator — MAELQDIGAFVAVAKHGGFREAARQTGNSASQLSEAVRRLEAGLGVRLLNRTTRSVATTDAGQRLLEQLEPALGAVESALDVVNGFRERPAGRLRLNVPLSAAKLILPRILPPFMAAYPEIQVEVNVEDSFVDLLRSGCDAGIRYEERMEQDMVAIPIGPRRQRFAVAASPTYLAGHGRPKRPQDLLQHICLRGRFASGAMPAWEFEQRGKKIVIEPAGPLIVSLGGGAELAVDAAVAGSGMINLFEDWLQPYFDRGELEPVLERWWPSFSGPSLYYPGRRYLPAPLRAFVDFIQAMRW; from the coding sequence ATGGCAGAACTACAGGACATCGGCGCCTTCGTCGCGGTGGCAAAGCACGGCGGCTTTCGCGAGGCGGCGCGGCAGACCGGCAACAGCGCCTCGCAACTGAGCGAAGCGGTGCGGCGGCTGGAGGCGGGACTCGGCGTGCGCCTGCTGAACCGCACCACGCGCAGCGTCGCCACCACCGACGCCGGCCAGCGCCTGCTGGAACAACTGGAGCCGGCGTTGGGCGCGGTGGAGTCGGCGCTGGACGTGGTGAACGGCTTCCGCGAGCGTCCGGCGGGACGCTTGCGGCTCAACGTGCCGCTCAGCGCGGCCAAGCTGATCCTGCCGCGCATCCTGCCGCCGTTCATGGCGGCCTATCCGGAGATCCAGGTCGAGGTCAACGTCGAGGACAGTTTCGTCGACCTGCTGCGCTCGGGTTGCGACGCCGGCATCCGTTACGAGGAGCGCATGGAACAGGACATGGTGGCGATCCCCATCGGGCCGCGCCGCCAGCGTTTCGCGGTGGCCGCCTCGCCCACCTACCTGGCAGGCCACGGCCGGCCGAAACGGCCGCAGGACCTGCTCCAGCACATCTGCCTGCGTGGACGCTTTGCCAGCGGCGCCATGCCGGCCTGGGAATTCGAGCAGCGCGGCAAGAAGATCGTGATCGAACCGGCCGGACCGCTGATCGTCAGCCTGGGCGGCGGCGCCGAGCTGGCGGTCGACGCGGCGGTCGCCGGCAGCGGCATGATCAACCTGTTCGAGGACTGGCTACAGCCCTACTTCGACCGCGGCGAACTGGAGCCGGTGCTGGAGCGCTGGTGGCCCAGCTTCAGCGGCCCGTCGCTGTACTACCCGGGCCGGCGCTACCTGCCGGCGCCGCTGCGCGCCTTTGTCGACTTCATCCAGGCCATGCGCTGGTAG
- a CDS encoding histidine kinase — MPQPIHDIDTPKGRNGDVAGASMVFVMRLLLALSALLTLSIAPGDLGNAGVQGALSWMIFSAYLAHSITLLVAARRHGNPFWHGKLVYWLDLGWYGLMVYCSGGSNSFFFPFFFFVILTASFQWGFDEGARITLASALVLALATWLADQGANHANLLLRTTFLLALGYMISYWGGLGLTQRRRLNLLRRVSQLSNPRFGVDQTIGSMLQQTGRFYHASNCLLLMRGGADELWQLHSATADKVTLSHLSDAAAAPLLAFSPKMLVQYAQPLHPRLPRTAETRQRAAGQARWEALPPEQLVHLVDLLDASSLISVPLPLRKGEGRLYVVSGADRLTRGDAAFLYQLATQFFPVIENIVLLDRLASDAAFRERQKIARDLHDTTIQPYIGLRHGIAAIRQSVQTEHPCAAELDKLLDMTSQVITDMRAFAKTVREGAARQETELLVALRRQATQVREFYGLTISIEAAEDFRLSDRLAAEVFQIVNEGMSNIRKHTRARNGRIHLNNVDEQLHIRIENETPEGPPAQFLPGSIAERTTALGGTIEIGQTAQGATTVHIAIPV, encoded by the coding sequence ATGCCGCAACCCATTCATGACATCGATACCCCCAAGGGACGCAACGGCGATGTGGCCGGCGCTTCGATGGTGTTTGTCATGCGCCTGCTGCTGGCGCTGTCCGCCCTGCTGACGCTGTCGATCGCTCCGGGCGACCTCGGCAACGCTGGCGTGCAGGGCGCGCTATCGTGGATGATCTTCAGCGCCTACCTGGCCCACAGCATCACGCTGTTGGTGGCGGCGCGGCGCCACGGCAATCCCTTCTGGCACGGCAAGCTGGTGTATTGGCTGGACCTGGGCTGGTACGGCCTGATGGTGTATTGCAGCGGCGGCAGCAACAGCTTCTTCTTCCCCTTCTTTTTCTTCGTGATCCTGACCGCCTCGTTCCAATGGGGCTTCGACGAGGGCGCGCGCATCACGCTGGCCTCGGCGCTGGTGCTGGCGCTGGCCACCTGGCTGGCCGACCAGGGCGCCAACCACGCCAACCTGCTGCTGCGCACCACCTTCCTGCTGGCGCTCGGCTACATGATTTCCTATTGGGGCGGACTGGGCCTGACCCAGCGCCGCCGCCTCAACCTGCTGCGCCGGGTCAGCCAGCTGTCCAATCCGCGCTTCGGGGTCGACCAGACCATCGGCTCGATGCTGCAGCAGACCGGCCGCTTTTATCACGCCAGCAACTGCCTGCTGCTGATGCGCGGCGGCGCCGACGAGTTGTGGCAGCTGCACTCGGCCACGGCGGACAAGGTGACACTGTCGCATTTATCCGACGCCGCCGCCGCCCCGCTGCTGGCGTTCTCCCCCAAGATGCTGGTGCAATATGCCCAGCCGCTGCACCCGCGCCTGCCGCGCACGGCCGAGACGCGCCAGCGCGCGGCCGGCCAGGCGCGCTGGGAAGCGCTGCCGCCCGAGCAACTGGTGCACCTGGTCGACCTGCTCGACGCCAGCTCCCTGATCAGCGTGCCGCTGCCGCTGCGCAAGGGCGAAGGCCGGCTGTACGTGGTCTCCGGGGCCGACCGCCTGACCCGCGGCGACGCCGCCTTCCTGTACCAGCTGGCCACCCAGTTCTTCCCGGTGATCGAAAACATCGTGCTGCTCGACCGGCTGGCGTCCGACGCCGCCTTCCGCGAGCGGCAGAAAATCGCCCGCGACTTGCACGACACCACGATCCAGCCCTACATCGGCCTGCGCCATGGCATCGCCGCGATCCGCCAATCGGTGCAAACAGAGCACCCATGTGCGGCGGAACTCGATAAACTACTGGACATGACGAGCCAGGTCATCACCGACATGCGCGCCTTCGCCAAGACCGTGCGGGAAGGCGCGGCGCGGCAGGAGACCGAGTTGCTGGTGGCTTTGCGCCGCCAGGCCACGCAAGTGCGCGAATTCTACGGCCTGACCATCAGCATCGAGGCGGCCGAGGATTTCCGCCTGAGCGACCGCCTGGCGGCCGAGGTGTTCCAGATCGTCAACGAAGGCATGAGCAACATCCGCAAGCATACCCGTGCGCGCAACGGCCGCATTCACCTCAACAATGTGGATGAGCAGTTGCACATACGGATTGAAAATGAAACCCCGGAAGGTCCACCGGCCCAATTCCTGCCAGGATCGATCGCCGAGCGCACCACCGCGCTCGGCGGCACGATCGAGATAGGCCAGACGGCGCAAGGCGCGACCACTGTCCATATCGCCATTCCGGTCTGA
- a CDS encoding Flp family type IVb pilin gives MNAITNFINDESGITAIEYALMAAALGAIITVAFTGLGDGIKSKINEIIDSLGGTKV, from the coding sequence ATGAACGCCATCACCAACTTCATCAACGACGAATCCGGTATCACCGCAATCGAATATGCCCTGATGGCAGCCGCCCTCGGCGCCATCATCACGGTCGCTTTCACCGGCCTGGGCGACGGGATCAAAAGCAAGATCAACGAGATCATCGACAGCCTCGGCGGCACCAAGGTCTAA